The Sulfurihydrogenibium sp. YO3AOP1 genome has a window encoding:
- a CDS encoding c-type cytochrome, with translation MKELKILAILVVIVLIGYWGIEPYAHSVMHGEVKKPDYVYSDLKVSAPTGGDAAKGKELFMANCASCHGVKNDGINPGMDKNAAITSFNVVPPDLSNIAAIVDHKFLAAFIKNPQESTKNPKLAMPPMAQLSDEDVANIIAYLSSVAKKDLTGKEIVVEACGRCHSVKYQKIEAETPKDNLKAYLGKFPPDLSVMGRAKELEYLESFINNPQNGLPGTSMPRLGLTKEATEKTVAYLDQIADPHRDQRNRLGVWVLGYLLVMAGLTFAWKKKIWKNIH, from the coding sequence ATGAAAGAACTTAAAATATTAGCAATACTGGTTGTAATAGTTCTGATAGGATACTGGGGGATAGAACCATATGCACATTCTGTTATGCACGGAGAAGTCAAAAAACCAGATTATGTATACTCTGATTTAAAAGTATCTGCTCCAACTGGTGGCGATGCTGCAAAAGGAAAAGAGTTATTTATGGCGAACTGTGCATCTTGCCACGGTGTAAAAAATGATGGTATAAATCCAGGAATGGATAAAAATGCTGCTATAACGTCTTTTAACGTTGTTCCTCCAGATTTATCAAACATTGCTGCAATCGTAGACCATAAATTCCTTGCTGCGTTTATTAAAAATCCTCAAGAATCAACAAAAAATCCAAAGCTTGCAATGCCACCTATGGCTCAGCTTTCTGACGAAGATGTGGCTAATATAATTGCTTACTTGTCTTCTGTTGCTAAGAAAGATTTAACAGGTAAAGAAATAGTAGTTGAAGCTTGCGGAAGATGTCACTCTGTAAAATATCAAAAAATTGAAGCAGAAACTCCAAAAGATAACTTAAAAGCATATCTTGGAAAATTCCCACCAGATTTATCTGTTATGGGTAGAGCTAAGGAATTAGAATACTTAGAAAGTTTTATAAACAATCCTCAAAATGGTCTTCCTGGTACATCAATGCCAAGACTTGGTTTAACAAAAGAAGCAACAGAAAAAACTGTAGCTTATCTTGATCAGATAGCAGACCCACACAGAGACCAAAGAAATAGATTAGGTGTTTGGGTATTAGGCTACTTATTAGTCATGGCTGGATTAACTTTTGCATGGAAAAAGAAAATTTGGAAAAATATTCACTAA
- a CDS encoding polyphenol oxidase family protein: protein MKKFKFNKTNIYVSEKSDGNFRDRKNLERVKKELNLKEIFLPNQKHTNIVLNYNEDLTQPSDAVYTDKPAAAVGVLTADCIPLVLFNDNEISLIHAGWRGLLGGIVENAYKKFKDKSNIFAFIGPSIRGCCYEVCFDFINQLNISNDFFTISKDKYFVDLNKILKNKLEKLHVNVVYEIDECTKCGKNFFSYRNGNLEERILTLAFIEGE from the coding sequence ATGAAAAAGTTCAAATTTAATAAGACAAATATATACGTAAGCGAAAAATCTGATGGAAATTTCAGAGATAGAAAAAACTTGGAAAGAGTCAAAAAAGAATTAAATCTAAAAGAAATCTTTCTGCCAAATCAAAAACATACAAACATCGTTTTAAACTACAATGAAGATTTAACTCAGCCGTCAGATGCAGTTTATACAGATAAACCAGCTGCTGCCGTTGGAGTGCTAACTGCAGATTGTATACCATTAGTTTTATTCAATGATAATGAAATATCTTTAATTCATGCAGGTTGGAGAGGATTATTAGGCGGAATTGTGGAAAATGCATACAAAAAATTTAAAGATAAATCTAATATATTTGCTTTTATTGGTCCATCTATAAGAGGATGCTGTTATGAAGTTTGTTTTGATTTTATAAATCAGTTGAACATATCAAATGATTTCTTTACAATATCTAAGGATAAATATTTTGTTGATTTAAATAAAATTCTTAAAAATAAGCTTGAAAAATTGCATGTTAATGTAGTATACGAGATTGATGAGTGTACAAAATGTGGTAAAAACTTTTTTTCTTACAGAAATGGCAATTTAGAAGAGAGAATTTTAACCTTAGCATTTATTGAAGGAGAATAG
- the accD gene encoding acetyl-CoA carboxylase, carboxyltransferase subunit beta, whose translation MGLKDFVDKLKNIKKSRIKIEEGAWIKCDKCKNILYIEDLLKNLKICPHCGYTFRMNAKERVDSLLDKVYSYDLFPKIKPVDIIGFKDTKRYKDRLKEAQEKTGLNDAIIIAHGNIYDREVVLASMDFNFMGGSMGSVVGAKFVRGVEFAIEKSIPFISVAASGGARMQESIVSLMQMAKTAIAIDRLNKAGILYISVLTDPTMGGVSASFAFLGDIIIAEPESLIGFAGPRVIEQTIRQQLPEGFQRAEFLLEKGQIDMVVDRKNLKKTIYTLIRHTHG comes from the coding sequence ATGGGATTAAAAGATTTTGTAGATAAGCTTAAAAATATAAAAAAAAGCAGGATAAAGATTGAAGAAGGAGCCTGGATAAAGTGTGATAAATGTAAGAACATTTTATATATAGAGGATTTATTAAAAAACTTAAAGATATGTCCTCATTGTGGATATACTTTTAGAATGAATGCAAAAGAGAGGGTAGATTCTCTTTTAGATAAAGTTTATTCTTATGACCTTTTTCCGAAGATAAAACCTGTTGATATTATAGGATTTAAAGACACAAAAAGATACAAAGACAGGCTTAAAGAAGCACAGGAAAAAACAGGCTTAAACGATGCAATCATCATAGCTCATGGAAATATTTATGATAGAGAAGTTGTTTTAGCATCTATGGACTTTAACTTTATGGGCGGTAGTATGGGAAGTGTCGTAGGTGCTAAATTTGTTAGAGGAGTTGAGTTTGCTATAGAAAAAAGTATACCTTTTATCTCTGTTGCAGCATCCGGTGGAGCAAGAATGCAGGAAAGTATAGTCTCTTTAATGCAAATGGCAAAGACTGCAATTGCGATAGACAGATTAAATAAAGCAGGGATTTTGTATATTTCTGTTTTAACAGACCCGACAATGGGTGGTGTTTCCGCAAGCTTTGCATTTCTTGGAGATATAATAATAGCGGAACCAGAAAGTTTAATAGGATTTGCCGGTCCAAGAGTTATAGAACAAACTATTAGACAACAGCTTCCAGAAGGCTTTCAACGAGCAGAGTTTTTATTAGAAAAAGGACAGATAGATATGGTAGTGGATAGAAAAAATCTAAAAAAGACAATATATACTTTAATAAGACATACTCATGGATAG
- a CDS encoding acylphosphatase encodes MLLHIIFAGRVHGVGFRKFVKRKADEFGVKGFVRNLPDGTVEVLAEGDEETLKSFFDAIENGPPLAEVNGIRYEFIEKDGGFDEFKIEY; translated from the coding sequence ATGCTTCTTCATATAATTTTTGCCGGAAGAGTCCATGGTGTTGGCTTTAGAAAGTTTGTGAAAAGGAAGGCAGATGAGTTTGGAGTAAAAGGTTTTGTTAGAAATCTACCAGATGGGACTGTTGAAGTTTTAGCAGAAGGAGATGAAGAAACATTAAAATCTTTTTTTGACGCTATTGAAAACGGACCCCCTTTAGCTGAAGTAAACGGCATTAGATATGAATTTATTGAAAAAGACGGAGGCTTTGATGAGTTTAAAATTGAGTATTAA
- the der gene encoding ribosome biogenesis GTPase Der, whose amino-acid sequence MFRVAIVGIPNVGKSSLFNRIIGQRKAIVEDIPGVTRDRIVSTAEWRGVKFEVVDTGGYITGDEDKFAPYIRKQVEKELELSDLFIFVVDGKQGLTPLDKEIANILHRTEKPVIVAVNKIDDPEKEKLAYEFYELGFENIIPISAIQKLGLAELLDKVVEYIPEYEKEIQEEEEKEEKRDYIKVAIVGKPNAGKSSLINALLNEERVLVSEIPGTTRDTVDILYEKDGQKFLFLDTAGMRKKSKVDFGLEFFSVGRTIEAIEKADVVVLVIDANQGATEQDTKIAGLIQRRYKPAVIVINKIDTVDKKTLEKVEKQVRERLYFISYAPIVFTSAKTKEGLDELLEKIVYVYNQAWKRVGTGQLNRAIKQIQNLRQPPTYQGKPLKIYYATQLEGKPPAFLLFVNKAEGFKENYVKFLENNLRKLLGLENAPIKLIFRGKEEEKDK is encoded by the coding sequence ATGTTTAGAGTCGCAATAGTAGGAATACCAAACGTCGGTAAATCTTCATTGTTTAACAGAATTATAGGACAAAGGAAAGCCATTGTAGAGGATATACCCGGTGTAACGAGAGATAGAATTGTATCTACTGCAGAATGGAGGGGTGTAAAATTCGAAGTGGTGGATACTGGCGGGTATATTACCGGCGATGAAGATAAATTCGCTCCATACATAAGAAAACAGGTTGAAAAAGAACTTGAATTATCAGATCTGTTTATTTTTGTTGTTGATGGAAAGCAAGGATTAACCCCGCTTGATAAAGAGATTGCAAACATTCTTCACAGAACCGAAAAACCTGTCATTGTAGCAGTCAATAAAATTGACGACCCGGAGAAAGAAAAATTAGCATATGAATTTTATGAACTTGGATTTGAGAATATTATTCCCATATCTGCCATTCAAAAACTTGGTTTAGCAGAGTTGTTGGATAAAGTTGTTGAGTATATTCCGGAGTATGAAAAAGAAATTCAAGAAGAGGAAGAAAAAGAAGAAAAAAGAGATTACATAAAAGTTGCTATCGTTGGAAAGCCAAACGCCGGAAAGTCCTCTTTAATAAACGCACTTTTAAATGAAGAAAGAGTTTTAGTTTCCGAGATACCCGGAACTACAAGAGATACTGTTGATATTTTGTATGAAAAGGACGGGCAAAAATTTCTGTTTTTAGATACTGCTGGAATGAGAAAAAAATCAAAAGTAGATTTTGGATTAGAATTTTTTTCTGTAGGAAGAACGATAGAGGCTATAGAAAAGGCTGATGTGGTTGTCCTTGTGATAGATGCAAATCAAGGAGCAACAGAGCAAGATACAAAGATAGCAGGATTGATCCAAAGAAGATACAAGCCGGCAGTAATTGTTATAAACAAAATTGATACTGTTGATAAAAAAACTTTAGAAAAAGTAGAAAAACAAGTTAGAGAAAGGTTATATTTTATAAGCTATGCACCAATAGTGTTTACATCTGCAAAGACAAAAGAAGGTTTAGATGAACTATTGGAAAAGATTGTCTATGTTTACAATCAAGCATGGAAAAGAGTAGGCACAGGTCAGTTAAACAGAGCTATAAAACAAATACAAAATCTAAGACAACCGCCTACATATCAAGGTAAACCTTTAAAGATCTACTATGCTACGCAGCTTGAAGGTAAACCACCTGCATTTTTACTTTTTGTTAATAAAGCCGAAGGCTTCAAAGAAAATTATGTAAAATTTTTAGAAAACAATTTAAGAAAATTACTTGGATTGGAAAATGCACCGATAAAATTAATATTCAGAGGAAAAGAAGAGGAAAAAGATAAATGA
- a CDS encoding nitrilase-related carbon-nitrogen hydrolase, with protein sequence MIAYSLQLNLELGNVESNIKKVFDILKSDKIKSESLVLLPEMFSCGFDNERLLDHSRKTPKIYRELQKISHDKKLVIAGTLPERKRNDIYNMGFVIDNGEITAKRPKIKLFTPTDEHKYYKAGKNIHLDITESSAGNLGFMICFELRFPNISYNLRKKDVEIILVPAQWGKERAEHLKILSRARAIETQSYVIISNTVGKIGDLEYAGNSAIYSPWGDILDIERNEEGIISAEIDLDEVYKIRSKIKMEF encoded by the coding sequence ATGATAGCCTATTCATTGCAACTTAATTTAGAGCTTGGAAATGTTGAAAGTAACATTAAAAAAGTATTTGATATTTTAAAGTCAGATAAGATTAAATCAGAATCTTTAGTTTTGCTACCCGAGATGTTTAGCTGCGGCTTTGATAATGAAAGGCTTTTGGACCATTCAAGAAAAACACCAAAAATTTATAGAGAATTACAAAAAATTTCTCATGATAAAAAACTTGTTATAGCCGGGACATTGCCCGAAAGAAAAAGAAATGATATTTACAATATGGGATTTGTAATAGATAATGGAGAGATTACAGCAAAAAGACCAAAGATAAAACTGTTTACCCCAACAGATGAACATAAATATTATAAAGCTGGTAAAAATATACATTTAGATATAACAGAGAGTTCAGCCGGTAATCTTGGATTTATGATATGCTTTGAGCTTAGATTTCCTAATATATCTTACAATCTAAGAAAGAAAGATGTTGAAATTATCCTTGTGCCTGCACAATGGGGAAAGGAAAGGGCTGAACATTTAAAAATACTATCAAGAGCGCGAGCGATAGAAACTCAGTCTTATGTAATTATATCCAATACCGTTGGCAAAATAGGAGATTTAGAATATGCAGGAAATTCTGCCATATACTCACCATGGGGAGATATTCTTGATATTGAAAGAAATGAAGAAGGTATAATTTCTGCGGAAATAGATTTGGATGAGGTGTATAAAATAAGAAGTAAAATAAAGATGGAGTTTTGA
- the mobB gene encoding molybdopterin-guanine dinucleotide biosynthesis protein B has protein sequence MDRNVIVIVGAHNSGKTTFIEKVVSILSEEGIKVAYIKHDPKGKAKTDTEGKDSYRIYNAGATEVIVASPNKISHFKKVQDYILEDLIKSVDPKIDIIIVEGFKTAKNFKKFEVIRKQENRDLMLKDDLDLVGVITDYYDFPLRFDINNPKEFIDYLKSSMLGAK, from the coding sequence ATGGATAGAAACGTAATAGTTATAGTAGGTGCCCATAATAGCGGTAAAACAACCTTTATTGAAAAAGTGGTATCTATACTATCTGAGGAAGGTATAAAAGTAGCATATATTAAACATGATCCAAAAGGCAAAGCTAAAACAGATACAGAAGGAAAAGACAGTTATAGAATTTATAACGCAGGAGCGACAGAGGTTATAGTAGCATCTCCAAATAAAATATCGCATTTTAAAAAAGTTCAAGACTATATATTAGAAGATTTAATAAAATCTGTAGACCCAAAGATTGATATAATAATAGTAGAAGGATTTAAAACCGCTAAAAACTTTAAAAAATTTGAAGTAATCAGAAAACAAGAGAATAGAGATTTAATGCTGAAAGACGATTTGGATTTAGTTGGAGTGATAACCGATTATTACGATTTTCCATTAAGATTTGATATTAATAATCCGAAGGAATTTATTGACTATTTAAAATCAAGTATGTTGGGGGCGAAATGA
- a CDS encoding aminotransferase class I/II-fold pyridoxal phosphate-dependent enzyme, producing MVEEFPRIKRLPQYVFAVVNDLKARLRKEGEDIIDLGMGNPDLPPAPHIIEKLCESAKKKTTHRYSMSQGIPRLRKAITDFYKKRYDVDLDPEKEVIMTIGSKEGLAHLMLAMLEPGDIAMVPSPRYPIHYYAPVIAGASVLTVPLPFEGDDSQKQEQFLKNIYETYEDSYPEAKVLILNFPNNPTTMTVDIEFFKEIVKFAKKKKLWIVHDLAYGDLCYDGYKAPSILQVEGAKDVAVETYSLTKGFSMAGWRVGFVLGNETLVYNLKRIKSYLDYGMFTPIQVASIIALEGDYSVVEKARDIYSKRLDILVDGLNKAGWNVQKPKATMFLWAKIPEKFQHMGSVEFSKFLLTEGKVAVAPGIGFGEHGEGYVRFAVVENEKRIRQAVSNIKKLMRK from the coding sequence ATGGTTGAAGAATTTCCGCGAATAAAGAGATTACCACAATACGTTTTTGCTGTAGTTAATGATTTAAAGGCAAGGTTAAGAAAAGAAGGTGAAGATATAATAGACCTTGGTATGGGAAACCCTGACCTACCACCAGCACCGCATATAATAGAAAAACTTTGTGAATCAGCCAAAAAGAAAACAACCCATAGATATTCTATGTCTCAAGGAATTCCAAGATTAAGAAAAGCTATAACAGACTTTTATAAAAAAAGATATGACGTTGATTTAGACCCGGAAAAAGAAGTTATTATGACCATTGGTTCAAAGGAAGGTTTAGCGCATCTTATGCTTGCAATGCTTGAGCCGGGCGATATAGCAATGGTGCCAAGTCCAAGATATCCTATTCATTACTACGCACCGGTAATAGCAGGGGCAAGCGTTTTAACAGTTCCGCTACCTTTTGAAGGGGATGACTCTCAAAAACAAGAGCAGTTTTTAAAAAATATTTATGAAACATATGAAGACTCTTACCCTGAAGCAAAGGTATTGATTCTAAACTTTCCAAACAATCCAACGACAATGACAGTTGATATAGAATTTTTTAAAGAAATTGTTAAATTTGCTAAAAAGAAAAAATTATGGATTGTCCATGACCTTGCATATGGAGACTTATGTTACGATGGATATAAAGCTCCAAGCATTCTTCAAGTAGAAGGCGCAAAAGATGTTGCAGTAGAAACTTACTCTTTAACAAAAGGTTTTTCAATGGCTGGTTGGAGAGTAGGATTTGTTCTTGGAAATGAAACCTTAGTATACAATCTTAAAAGAATAAAAAGTTATTTAGATTATGGAATGTTTACACCTATACAGGTTGCAAGCATCATCGCCTTGGAAGGTGATTATTCAGTTGTGGAAAAAGCAAGAGATATTTACAGCAAAAGACTCGATATTCTTGTTGATGGATTAAATAAAGCCGGCTGGAATGTACAAAAGCCGAAAGCAACCATGTTTTTATGGGCTAAAATCCCGGAAAAATTCCAACATATGGGTTCTGTTGAATTTAGTAAGTTTTTATTAACAGAAGGAAAGGTAGCCGTTGCACCGGGTATTGGCTTTGGTGAACACGGGGAAGGTTATGTTAGATTTGCTGTTGTAGAAAACGAAAAACGAATAAGACAGGCGGTTTCTAACATCAAAAAATTAATGAGAAAGTAA
- a CDS encoding LysM peptidoglycan-binding domain-containing protein, whose product MSLKLSIKIGLFSSIFPLIAFAETYTVQKGDTLEKIARKFNVSVEEIKKVNNIKDERKIRDGMKLEIPTKETNSKKETKKEIKKTSKKESERNKELTYVVQKGDTLETIAKKYGFTVKELMDYNGMKDEKIFAGDELKIPPKGAKIAQKQEQKEQEKRDLSSCEVYVLKRGGTLKHVSKKLGVNVKTLEKLNNISADKWLKAGEKICIGEKKEEKTAETTQKKASECTLVYRPKSTVSLNEISRKFNVPVEKLKNWNNLSKSTIPAGQEVCVAKEEVESEQATQEEKKTKIIVYKVKRGDTLEKIAEKFGVSKEDIISLNNLKREKVYYGQRLKIPATVAIKTEQPEKPREKEKSEETQVKVETKQPPLPKPVEPKETEKETVKLEGVKLSWPVKGNVVAKFQNDEQVRHLGIDIETDCGQSVKAAADGRVIYAGDGIKAFGNLVVIRHNNGLTTVYGYLDDISVREGKVVNRGDVIGKAGKLKNSDKCGIYFEVRKNVTPVDPLNILE is encoded by the coding sequence ATGAGTTTAAAATTGAGTATTAAAATAGGTTTGTTTTCTTCTATTTTTCCTTTAATTGCCTTTGCTGAAACATACACAGTTCAGAAAGGAGATACACTTGAGAAAATAGCAAGAAAATTTAACGTTAGCGTAGAAGAAATAAAAAAGGTAAATAATATAAAAGATGAAAGAAAAATAAGAGATGGAATGAAATTAGAAATACCAACAAAAGAGACTAATTCTAAGAAAGAAACTAAGAAAGAAATTAAAAAGACATCAAAAAAAGAATCTGAAAGAAATAAAGAATTAACTTATGTAGTTCAAAAGGGAGATACATTAGAAACGATAGCTAAAAAATATGGATTTACTGTTAAAGAACTTATGGATTACAACGGTATGAAGGATGAAAAAATCTTTGCAGGGGATGAGCTTAAGATACCCCCAAAAGGCGCAAAAATAGCACAAAAACAAGAACAAAAAGAACAAGAAAAAAGAGACTTGTCAAGCTGTGAAGTTTATGTTTTAAAACGTGGTGGAACATTAAAGCACGTATCTAAAAAACTTGGCGTAAATGTTAAAACCTTAGAAAAATTAAACAATATTTCGGCTGATAAGTGGCTAAAAGCTGGAGAAAAAATTTGTATCGGAGAAAAGAAGGAGGAAAAAACAGCCGAGACAACCCAAAAGAAAGCTTCAGAATGTACTTTAGTTTATAGACCCAAAAGTACAGTTTCTTTAAATGAAATTTCAAGAAAATTCAACGTACCTGTAGAAAAACTCAAAAATTGGAATAATTTATCAAAATCAACAATTCCGGCCGGTCAAGAAGTCTGCGTAGCTAAAGAAGAGGTTGAGTCTGAACAAGCAACCCAAGAAGAGAAAAAAACAAAAATTATAGTTTATAAAGTAAAAAGAGGAGATACGCTTGAAAAGATTGCAGAAAAATTTGGTGTTTCTAAAGAAGATATTATCTCATTAAACAATCTTAAAAGAGAAAAAGTTTACTATGGTCAAAGACTGAAAATACCGGCAACTGTTGCTATTAAAACAGAACAACCTGAAAAACCGAGAGAAAAAGAAAAGTCAGAAGAAACTCAAGTTAAAGTAGAGACCAAGCAACCACCTTTACCAAAACCTGTTGAACCAAAAGAAACCGAAAAAGAGACTGTAAAGTTAGAAGGTGTTAAATTATCATGGCCTGTAAAAGGTAATGTTGTAGCTAAATTTCAAAATGACGAACAGGTTAGACATCTTGGTATAGATATAGAAACAGACTGCGGTCAAAGTGTAAAAGCTGCTGCAGATGGAAGAGTTATTTATGCCGGAGATGGAATAAAAGCATTTGGAAACTTGGTAGTTATAAGACACAATAACGGATTAACAACTGTATATGGATATTTGGATGATATATCCGTTAGAGAAGGAAAGGTTGTCAATAGAGGAGATGTAATAGGTAAAGCTGGAAAGCTTAAGAATTCTGACAAATGTGGAATTTATTTTGAAGTTAGAAAAAATGTAACACCTGTAGACCCATTGAATATTTTAGAATAA
- the pyrE gene encoding orotate phosphoribosyltransferase, which produces MDYRKRLEELIRERALKVADEPIFKLSSGKMSNYYLDLRTITLDPEGGYLIGNLIYEMVKDKKPDAVGGLTLGADPIAYATSLISFINKNPIKPFVVRKEPKGHGTGKQIEGNIKPGESVFILEDVVTTAGSSLKACKVAKDFGLNILGVIALVDREEGGEENLRKEGFELISVFKVSEFLKK; this is translated from the coding sequence ATGGATTACAGAAAAAGATTAGAAGAGCTGATTAGAGAAAGAGCTTTAAAAGTAGCAGATGAGCCAATTTTTAAGCTTTCTTCCGGGAAAATGAGTAATTATTACTTGGATTTAAGAACAATCACATTAGACCCGGAAGGTGGATATTTAATCGGAAATCTAATTTATGAGATGGTTAAAGATAAAAAGCCTGATGCTGTAGGTGGTTTAACTCTTGGAGCTGACCCTATTGCATACGCTACATCTTTAATTTCTTTTATAAATAAAAATCCTATCAAGCCTTTTGTGGTAAGAAAAGAGCCGAAAGGTCATGGCACTGGAAAGCAGATTGAAGGAAATATAAAACCGGGTGAAAGTGTGTTTATTCTTGAAGATGTTGTAACTACAGCCGGGTCTTCTCTTAAAGCTTGCAAAGTGGCAAAAGATTTTGGATTAAATATTCTTGGTGTGATTGCGTTAGTCGATAGAGAGGAAGGCGGAGAAGAGAATCTGAGAAAAGAAGGCTTTGAGCTAATATCGGTGTTTAAGGTTTCAGAGTTTTTGAAAAAGTAA
- a CDS encoding Rieske 2Fe-2S domain-containing protein, translating into MADEKMSRRDFLLYAMGGWAAVGVGGVLYGMYKTWEPLPEVKAQATVSFDISTVQPGELKVVSWRGKPVFVLRKTPDMVQCKDRSVKDEYTVVMGICTHLGCIPNWEADKKIWHCPCHGGEYDACGKNIFGPPPRPLDVPPFKIQGTTIVLGEEGPEYKQMKEKGLTT; encoded by the coding sequence ATGGCAGATGAAAAAATGTCCCGTAGAGACTTCCTACTGTATGCTATGGGTGGATGGGCTGCGGTAGGCGTTGGTGGAGTTTTGTATGGAATGTATAAAACTTGGGAACCACTTCCAGAAGTAAAAGCCCAAGCAACAGTAAGCTTTGACATTTCAACAGTGCAACCTGGAGAACTTAAAGTTGTATCGTGGAGAGGAAAACCTGTATTTGTTTTGAGAAAAACTCCGGACATGGTTCAATGCAAAGACAGAAGTGTAAAAGACGAGTACACAGTCGTAATGGGTATTTGTACGCACCTTGGTTGTATTCCAAACTGGGAAGCAGACAAAAAAATTTGGCACTGCCCATGTCATGGCGGTGAGTATGATGCTTGCGGAAAAAACATATTTGGACCACCACCAAGACCGTTAGATGTTCCACCATTTAAAATTCAAGGAACTACTATTGTTTTAGGTGAAGAAGGTCCTGAATACAAACAAATGAAAGAAAAAGGTCTAACTACATAA
- a CDS encoding cytochrome bc complex cytochrome b subunit, which produces MKFIDWLDERLAVRELVKVMLTEYYVPKNINFLWSFGVLVMLVFAILVVSGIFVLMYYKPDAHLAFDSVNKTIMMDVEYGWLFRHTHAVGASIMFLVLFIHMARGIYYGSFKAPREIVWITGYILFVLMSATAFTGYLLPWGQMSYWAAQTITTLFEKIPFIGPDLVIWIRGNYIVEDATLTRFFALHVVFLPLLLIVFTAIHLYAVRIPGSNNEDGEHYTKEEKKHGKGIPFWPVFMAKEFFVMSIFLIFFFYLVFYQYEFAMDPINFQPADYLQTPMHIYPEWYFLAFYEVLRGFFFSQNLGLIAFVLSMFIAAFLPWLDTSPIVSGKHRPIYKVLFWIFIADFVFLTILGKLPPTGLYAWLGFVGSLIYFAFFLALPIVSKIEKKKVAGGR; this is translated from the coding sequence ATGAAATTTATAGATTGGTTGGATGAGAGATTAGCCGTTAGAGAACTTGTAAAAGTAATGCTTACAGAGTATTATGTGCCAAAAAATATTAACTTTTTATGGAGTTTTGGCGTACTTGTAATGCTTGTTTTTGCAATATTAGTAGTAAGTGGTATTTTTGTATTGATGTACTACAAACCAGATGCACACCTTGCATTTGACAGTGTCAATAAAACAATAATGATGGATGTTGAGTACGGATGGTTATTTAGGCATACGCATGCCGTTGGTGCATCTATTATGTTTTTAGTTTTATTTATCCATATGGCAAGAGGAATTTACTATGGTTCTTTTAAAGCACCAAGAGAAATAGTATGGATTACAGGATACATTCTTTTTGTTTTAATGTCTGCAACAGCATTTACTGGTTATCTTCTTCCTTGGGGTCAAATGTCTTACTGGGCAGCTCAAACAATCACTACATTATTTGAAAAAATCCCATTTATTGGTCCAGATTTAGTTATTTGGATAAGAGGTAACTACATAGTTGAAGATGCAACATTGACAAGATTCTTTGCATTACACGTAGTATTTTTACCATTATTACTTATTGTATTTACAGCAATTCACCTTTATGCAGTTAGAATACCTGGTTCAAACAACGAAGATGGTGAACATTACACAAAAGAAGAGAAAAAACATGGAAAAGGAATCCCATTCTGGCCAGTATTTATGGCTAAGGAATTCTTTGTTATGTCAATTTTCTTAATTTTCTTCTTCTATTTAGTTTTCTATCAATATGAATTTGCAATGGACCCAATTAACTTTCAACCTGCGGACTACTTACAAACTCCAATGCATATTTATCCAGAATGGTATTTCTTGGCGTTTTATGAAGTTTTAAGAGGATTCTTCTTTAGCCAAAACCTTGGACTTATCGCATTTGTTCTTAGTATGTTTATTGCAGCATTTTTACCATGGCTTGACACATCTCCAATCGTAAGCGGAAAGCATAGACCAATCTATAAAGTTCTTTTCTGGATATTTATCGCTGACTTTGTTTTCTTAACAATTCTTGGAAAATTACCTCCTACTGGATTGTATGCTTGGCTTGGATTTGTTGGTAGCTTAATTTACTTCGCATTCTTCTTGGCACTTCCTATTGTTTCAAAAATAGAAAAGAAAAAAGTGGCAGGAGGTAGATAA